A part of Gemmatimonas groenlandica genomic DNA contains:
- the bchI gene encoding magnesium chelatase ATPase subunit I, which translates to MRPVFPFSAIVGQDEMKLALLLVAVDPSIGGVMVFGDRGTGKSTAVRALAGLLPPMKVVAGCRYGCDPQANGARCDECQARAVSGGHTKTALAPVPVVDLPLGATEDRVVGALDLEKALTTGEKAFEPGLLARAHRGFLYVDEVNLLEDHLVDLLLDAAATGENVVEREGVSIRHPSRFVLVGSGNPEEGELRPQLLDRFGLAVDVRTPTVIATRIDVIKRRDAFDRDPVAFMTHWHKADAKVRRHLEKARARLDALVVSDEVLERAATLCSQLGTDGLRGELTLLRTSRAMAAYDGDEAVTLTHLRRIAPMALRHRLRRNVLDDAGSTTRVERAIAELWGDVVGGR; encoded by the coding sequence ATGCGACCGGTCTTTCCGTTCAGCGCGATCGTTGGCCAGGACGAGATGAAGCTGGCATTGTTGCTGGTGGCTGTCGACCCCTCGATCGGTGGGGTGATGGTCTTCGGCGATCGTGGTACGGGCAAGTCGACCGCCGTGCGCGCCCTCGCCGGGCTGCTGCCGCCCATGAAAGTGGTGGCCGGCTGCCGCTACGGCTGTGACCCGCAGGCCAACGGGGCCCGCTGCGATGAGTGTCAGGCGCGCGCGGTATCGGGAGGTCACACCAAGACCGCGCTTGCTCCCGTCCCGGTCGTCGACCTTCCCCTCGGCGCCACGGAAGATCGCGTGGTGGGGGCGCTCGATCTCGAAAAGGCACTCACGACCGGCGAAAAGGCCTTCGAGCCCGGACTGCTGGCTCGCGCGCATCGCGGCTTCCTGTACGTCGACGAAGTGAACCTGCTGGAGGATCACCTGGTCGACCTGTTGCTCGACGCGGCGGCGACCGGTGAGAACGTGGTGGAGCGCGAAGGCGTGAGCATTCGCCACCCCTCCCGCTTCGTGCTCGTCGGCAGCGGCAATCCGGAAGAAGGCGAGTTGCGCCCGCAGTTGCTCGATCGGTTCGGTCTGGCCGTCGACGTGCGCACGCCGACGGTCATCGCAACCCGCATCGACGTCATCAAGCGCCGCGACGCGTTCGATCGCGATCCGGTGGCGTTCATGACGCATTGGCACAAAGCCGACGCGAAGGTCCGTCGCCATCTCGAGAAAGCGCGGGCGCGACTCGACGCGTTGGTCGTGTCGGATGAAGTGCTCGAGCGCGCCGCGACGCTCTGTTCGCAGCTCGGCACCGACGGCCTGCGCGGCGAGCTCACGCTGCTGCGTACCTCGCGGGCGATGGCCGCGTACGACGGTGACGAAGCAGTGACACTCACGCATCTGCGCCGGATCGCGCCGATGGCGCTCCGTCATCGGCTGCGCCGGAATGTGCTCGACGATGCCGGGTCGACCACCCGCGTCGAGCGCGCCATCGCGGAGTTGTGGGGCGATGTCGTCGGCGGTCGCTGA
- a CDS encoding ABC transporter permease, which produces MSLRVGAFGENLLIAFDAIRVNKLRSSLTILGVVIGVATVMAMAAIVEGIRSQIVTTIEVAGPTTFYVMKKFSQTPLNPDNLPKEVRIRPDLSETEAERLRRLPEIAYASLWAQTLARIESEGVRSQSMAIFGADDGFTRIQGGELVEGRWFTRNELSSGAPVVVLQDETARRLFGRERMLGRQVQIGGRPLVVIGLWQEPGNIFAPPGQAVGAVVPYKFMARSYTIDKTNALWIPVKPRAGVSVADAQGAAVMAIREMRGLRPGSTNSFDLVTQDQILDTFNGITSVFFLVMIVLSGVALLVGGIGVMAIMTVSVTSRTREIGVRKALGATRNDILLQFLIEACTLTGIGGLIGILVGLALGRVASFALEISAPVPVSLTVIAVVVSVGIGIIFGLVPARRAARLDPIESLRHE; this is translated from the coding sequence GTGAGCCTCCGAGTCGGTGCATTTGGCGAGAACCTGCTCATCGCGTTCGATGCGATTCGGGTGAACAAGCTGCGCTCGTCGCTCACGATTCTCGGCGTGGTCATCGGCGTGGCAACCGTCATGGCGATGGCCGCCATCGTGGAAGGCATCCGCTCACAGATCGTGACGACGATCGAGGTCGCGGGGCCCACCACGTTCTACGTGATGAAGAAGTTCTCGCAAACGCCGCTCAATCCGGACAACCTCCCGAAGGAGGTGCGCATCCGTCCGGATCTCTCGGAAACCGAGGCCGAACGACTGCGCCGGCTGCCGGAGATCGCGTACGCCTCTCTGTGGGCACAAACGCTGGCGCGCATCGAATCGGAAGGTGTGCGTTCACAGTCGATGGCCATCTTCGGAGCCGACGACGGCTTCACCCGCATTCAGGGCGGCGAACTGGTGGAGGGCCGCTGGTTTACGCGCAACGAGCTCAGTTCTGGAGCACCGGTGGTCGTGCTTCAGGATGAAACGGCGCGTCGTTTGTTCGGACGCGAGCGCATGCTGGGACGGCAGGTACAGATTGGTGGGCGTCCGCTGGTCGTGATCGGACTATGGCAGGAACCTGGCAACATCTTCGCACCGCCCGGGCAGGCCGTCGGCGCGGTGGTGCCATACAAGTTCATGGCCCGCAGCTACACGATCGACAAGACCAACGCGCTCTGGATTCCGGTCAAGCCACGGGCCGGTGTGAGCGTGGCAGATGCGCAGGGCGCGGCAGTGATGGCGATACGCGAAATGCGCGGCCTGCGACCAGGCAGTACGAACAGCTTCGACCTGGTGACACAGGACCAGATCCTCGACACGTTCAATGGCATCACGAGTGTGTTCTTTCTCGTCATGATCGTGCTGTCCGGCGTGGCCCTGCTGGTGGGCGGCATCGGGGTGATGGCCATCATGACGGTGTCGGTGACGAGCCGCACCCGCGAGATCGGTGTGCGCAAAGCCCTGGGCGCGACACGCAACGACATCCTGCTGCAGTTTCTCATCGAGGCCTGCACGCTGACGGGCATCGGCGGGCTGATCGGAATTCTCGTCGGCCTCGCGCTTGGCCGCGTGGCGTCCTTTGCGCTCGAGATCTCGGCGCCAGTGCCCGTGTCGCTCACGGTGATTGCCGTCGTGGTGTCGGTCGGCATCGGCATCATCTTCGGGCTGGTGCCAGCCCGCCGTGCGGCAAGGCTCGACCCGATCGAATCATTGCGCCACGAGTAG
- a CDS encoding ABC transporter permease → MRFVDRILLALEGIGMALDAIRANKVRAGLTIAGVAIGVFVVVAMGATVHGIKQSFQSDLDEFGATSFQVRRRGVGINTCDGSDDSCPERRNPAISLVEWRAIADLPEVETATAWLSGQSNFDYRDRHVTNVGYDAQSTDWIKTDVADISPGRSFSGSEHDAGAQVVLVNDTLKNRLFGDSDPIGKQIAIEGKQFTVIGVFHTKAGFLKTMDGRGPDKPRAILPMMTAYRHLDVWRRGLMMMVKPRGNVAQAQVMDDVTELLRSRRGLKPGQINNFALVAQDRMMETFDQLFGAIFMVGLALSAVGLLVGGVGVIAIMMISVTERTREIGVRKALGATRATILWQFLVEAATLTSIGASVGLIIGSILAWVVRTNTPVPTSIPASAIITAIAASIATGVIFGMLPALRASRLDPVEALRHE, encoded by the coding sequence ATGCGATTCGTGGACCGTATTCTCCTCGCGTTGGAAGGCATCGGCATGGCGCTCGATGCTATCCGGGCCAATAAGGTGCGCGCCGGTCTCACGATTGCCGGGGTGGCGATCGGTGTGTTCGTGGTGGTGGCGATGGGCGCCACGGTGCATGGCATCAAGCAGAGCTTCCAGTCCGACCTCGATGAGTTCGGCGCCACGTCGTTCCAGGTGAGACGGCGCGGCGTGGGCATCAACACTTGCGACGGCTCCGACGACAGCTGCCCGGAACGGCGCAATCCGGCCATCTCGCTCGTCGAGTGGCGCGCGATTGCCGATCTCCCCGAGGTGGAGACGGCCACGGCCTGGTTGTCGGGTCAAAGCAACTTCGATTACCGCGATCGCCACGTGACCAACGTGGGCTACGACGCGCAGAGCACTGACTGGATCAAGACCGACGTCGCCGACATCTCGCCAGGCCGAAGCTTCTCCGGCTCGGAGCATGATGCGGGCGCTCAGGTGGTCCTTGTGAACGACACGCTGAAGAATCGTCTGTTCGGCGACTCCGACCCGATCGGCAAGCAGATCGCCATCGAAGGGAAGCAGTTTACGGTGATCGGCGTGTTTCACACCAAAGCCGGCTTCCTGAAAACGATGGATGGGCGCGGCCCCGATAAACCGCGCGCCATCCTGCCCATGATGACCGCGTACCGGCACCTCGACGTGTGGCGTCGGGGACTCATGATGATGGTGAAGCCCCGCGGTAACGTGGCGCAGGCGCAGGTGATGGACGACGTGACCGAGCTGCTCCGTTCGCGCCGCGGTTTGAAGCCGGGACAGATCAACAACTTTGCCCTGGTCGCTCAAGACCGGATGATGGAGACGTTCGACCAGCTGTTCGGCGCGATCTTCATGGTCGGGCTGGCGTTGTCGGCGGTCGGACTGCTAGTGGGCGGCGTGGGGGTGATCGCGATCATGATGATCTCCGTGACCGAGCGAACCCGTGAAATCGGCGTGCGGAAGGCCTTGGGAGCCACTCGTGCGACGATCCTGTGGCAGTTCCTCGTCGAGGCGGCCACCCTCACGTCGATCGGCGCCTCGGTGGGGCTCATCATCGGCAGCATCCTCGCGTGGGTCGTGCGGACCAACACACCCGTTCCCACGTCCATTCCAGCTTCTGCGATCATCACGGCGATCGCGGCCAGTATCGCCACCGGCGTCATCTTCGGCATGCTGCCCGCACTGCGTGCCTCTCGCCTCGATCCGGTGGAAGCGCTGCGGCACGAATAG
- a CDS encoding magnesium chelatase subunit D has protein sequence MSSAVADLPRGGPALTALLLAVDARGLGGAMLDHPLHEQARSFSLLVQRALPDGAPLRRVPSSVTPDRLYGGVDLAATLSTGTLVAERGVLAAADGGVIVVPMAERLSVAARTALCEVLDYAEVQVARDGIGEHHAARICAIVMDESIDDESVHDALRDRLAFVVRMRGSASEALLDDTDELAVASWERQARDARHRVMSVSVDDSWIAALCETADAFGIDSVRAPLMALRCARAHAALHGRLMITEADAEVAAALVLAPRATRLPPPPEEPANDNEQPGEPPPSSPPEPPSAKDGESADAPEPPTPPDQQPPDADSDESEQNDDAPSPPSSSTDVLREAVTSALPPGMLAQLLEKVSGGSMQGRVGAEKQNMLRGRPRGSRSGLPRGGARLHLLETLRAAAPWQRARLKQAAAAALLSATPTTKARPRVNIRREDFRIRRYIEKTGTTVLFVVDASGSSALNRLAEAKGAVEMLLAESYARRDRVSLIAFRGKDTELLLPPTRALARAKKVLAALPGGGGTPLAHAIEAALEQALGAKRAGSAPLVVMLTDGRANIARDGTPGRPGAERDALAASARFAQQHIPALFVDTSARGEPVARRVADAMRARYVLLPAANAKALGGLVRTAMQMAEGSDRA, from the coding sequence ATGTCGTCGGCGGTCGCTGACCTGCCGCGCGGTGGCCCCGCGCTGACGGCGTTGCTGCTGGCGGTCGATGCGCGCGGGCTGGGCGGCGCGATGCTCGATCATCCGCTGCACGAACAGGCGCGGTCGTTTTCGTTGCTGGTCCAGCGCGCGCTCCCCGACGGCGCGCCGCTCCGCCGCGTGCCGTCGAGTGTGACGCCCGATCGCTTGTACGGTGGCGTCGATCTCGCCGCGACGCTATCCACCGGGACACTGGTGGCCGAGCGTGGTGTGCTGGCGGCGGCCGACGGCGGCGTCATCGTCGTGCCGATGGCCGAACGACTCTCGGTCGCGGCGCGTACGGCGCTGTGTGAAGTGCTCGATTATGCGGAAGTGCAGGTGGCGCGCGACGGGATCGGTGAGCACCACGCCGCCCGCATCTGTGCCATCGTTATGGACGAGTCGATCGACGACGAGTCCGTGCATGATGCGCTGCGCGATCGACTGGCTTTCGTCGTGCGCATGCGCGGATCAGCGTCCGAAGCATTGCTCGATGACACCGATGAACTCGCCGTCGCCTCCTGGGAACGTCAGGCCCGTGACGCGCGGCATCGCGTGATGTCGGTGAGTGTCGACGACTCGTGGATTGCCGCGCTTTGTGAAACGGCCGACGCGTTCGGCATCGACTCGGTGCGTGCACCGTTGATGGCGCTGCGCTGTGCCCGTGCGCATGCGGCCCTGCACGGACGGCTCATGATCACCGAGGCCGACGCCGAGGTCGCCGCAGCACTGGTGCTGGCACCTCGTGCCACGCGACTGCCGCCGCCGCCCGAGGAGCCGGCCAACGACAACGAGCAGCCGGGTGAGCCGCCACCGTCGTCGCCGCCAGAGCCACCCTCCGCGAAGGACGGCGAGTCCGCCGACGCGCCGGAGCCGCCCACGCCGCCCGACCAGCAACCGCCCGACGCGGATTCCGACGAGTCGGAGCAGAACGATGATGCGCCGTCGCCGCCGTCGAGCAGCACCGACGTACTGCGGGAAGCGGTGACGTCAGCGCTCCCGCCGGGCATGCTCGCGCAGCTGTTGGAGAAGGTGAGCGGTGGCTCGATGCAAGGACGCGTCGGCGCGGAAAAGCAGAATATGCTGCGCGGTCGTCCACGCGGGTCGCGCAGTGGACTGCCACGTGGTGGCGCCCGGTTGCATTTGCTGGAGACACTGCGGGCCGCCGCACCGTGGCAGCGTGCACGACTCAAGCAGGCCGCAGCAGCGGCGCTGTTGTCGGCGACGCCGACGACAAAGGCGCGACCGCGCGTGAACATTCGTCGTGAAGACTTCCGCATTCGTCGGTATATCGAGAAGACCGGCACGACCGTCTTGTTCGTGGTCGACGCCTCGGGCTCTTCGGCACTGAATCGACTTGCGGAGGCAAAGGGCGCCGTCGAGATGCTGCTGGCTGAGAGCTACGCGCGGCGCGATCGCGTGAGCTTGATCGCATTCAGAGGAAAGGACACCGAGTTGCTGTTGCCGCCCACGCGTGCCCTCGCCCGGGCCAAGAAGGTCTTGGCGGCACTGCCCGGCGGTGGCGGGACGCCGCTGGCGCACGCCATTGAGGCGGCGCTCGAGCAAGCCTTGGGCGCCAAGCGTGCGGGGAGTGCGCCGTTGGTGGTGATGCTCACGGATGGTCGCGCGAACATTGCGCGAGATGGCACGCCGGGGCGTCCTGGTGCCGAGCGTGATGCGTTGGCGGCCAGCGCGCGCTTTGCCCAACAGCACATTCCGGCGCTGTTCGTGGATACGTCCGCGCGTGGCGAACCGGTCGCGCGTCGCGTGGCCGACGCGATGCGCGCGCGGTACGTCCTGCTGCCGGCGGCGAATGCCAAGGCGCTGGGTGGATTGGTACGTACCGCCATGCAAATGGCTGAGGGATCTGATCGTGCATGA
- a CDS encoding ABC transporter permease: MKTRDAIGLALTQIRVQKLKSAFTLLGVTIGVMFLIAVVSIVEGMGRYVEEDFAARLIGSNTFTLRRFSNVGPGGNRGFDARSAQRRPLIRMPDVDAVRAAIPATMTSSIASETFKYASAPGARPRQVQAVATDANYFDIKNFPVTVGRAFTDQEVRAGARVIVIGTEVAEHFFPGLNPEGRQLRVAGVPFTVIGVIEKQGSVFGFSLDRNAIAPYTSPMGRIIRPARDVSSLIVQAPTQADLPDGMEAARGALRSLRGLRAGEPDDFGLITQDAAFGFIKQLKGRLVLFGTALPAISLVVGAMVIMNIMLVAVAERTREIGVRKALGAKRADIMSQFLVEAATLSTLGAAIGIGLGIGLAEIISVLTPLPAAVAPWSIAAALVTGAGVGIAAGLYPASRASRLDPITALRQE, translated from the coding sequence GTGAAGACACGAGACGCCATTGGGCTGGCACTGACCCAGATTCGAGTTCAGAAACTCAAGAGCGCCTTTACCCTGCTTGGGGTGACCATTGGCGTCATGTTCCTCATCGCCGTGGTCTCCATCGTTGAAGGGATGGGCCGATACGTCGAAGAGGATTTTGCCGCGCGCCTGATCGGCAGTAACACCTTCACGTTACGACGGTTCAGCAACGTGGGGCCCGGCGGGAATCGCGGCTTTGATGCGCGTTCCGCCCAGCGACGACCGCTGATCCGCATGCCGGATGTCGATGCAGTTCGGGCCGCGATCCCGGCCACGATGACGTCCAGCATCGCGAGCGAGACGTTCAAGTACGCATCCGCGCCAGGCGCTCGTCCGCGTCAAGTGCAAGCCGTGGCGACCGACGCGAACTATTTCGACATCAAGAACTTTCCGGTGACCGTTGGCCGGGCCTTTACCGATCAGGAAGTTCGCGCCGGCGCGCGCGTGATCGTGATCGGCACGGAAGTCGCTGAGCACTTTTTCCCGGGCCTCAATCCGGAAGGCCGCCAACTCCGCGTCGCGGGCGTTCCGTTTACCGTGATCGGCGTTATCGAGAAGCAAGGATCGGTGTTCGGATTCTCACTCGATCGCAATGCAATCGCGCCATACACGTCGCCGATGGGCCGCATCATCCGTCCGGCGCGGGACGTCTCCTCGCTCATCGTGCAAGCCCCAACGCAAGCCGATCTTCCCGACGGGATGGAGGCGGCGCGCGGTGCGCTCCGCTCCTTGCGCGGACTTCGAGCGGGAGAGCCGGACGACTTCGGCCTCATCACACAGGACGCCGCCTTCGGTTTCATCAAGCAGCTGAAAGGACGCCTTGTGCTCTTCGGCACGGCGCTGCCGGCGATCAGTTTGGTCGTTGGTGCCATGGTGATCATGAACATCATGCTGGTTGCCGTTGCCGAGCGCACGCGCGAGATCGGCGTGCGGAAAGCACTCGGTGCCAAGCGGGCTGATATCATGTCGCAGTTTCTCGTCGAGGCGGCCACGCTGAGTACGCTCGGTGCCGCGATCGGTATCGGATTGGGAATTGGCCTCGCAGAGATCATCTCGGTGCTGACCCCGCTCCCGGCGGCCGTCGCGCCCTGGTCGATTGCTGCGGCATTGGTAACCGGTGCCGGGGTCGGCATTGCCGCCGGGCTGTACCCCGCCAGTCGCGCCTCGCGTCTGGATCCCATCACGGCGCTACGCCAGGAGTAA
- a CDS encoding ABC transporter permease has translation MRFSDIIRLSLLQLRVNPMRTAFTLLGIVVSVGFLVAVVAIIQGMNAYVKENIADAMIGMNTFQVRRLPISLGLFTDDQFRLLQRRPRVDERDAAAVREALPDALAISLQSGWPTPQADVVWRDRTIGSVQIFGVTAGYQVVQDYRFTEGRPLSDIDVRERRNVIVVGADIAQKLFQGASAIDKDVRLMGQRYTIVGVVGRKGRVLGQSFDGFALMPISAFEAIYGRRQNTTISVKMREATEVGPAMARAQEAMRLARRLRPSDRDNFDVGTADALVDFWKQLTKVLFAVVPAVVAIGILVGGIVIMNIMLMGVTERTHEIGLRKAVGATSADVRRQFLAEAVALAICGGLLGVAAGWGLAAVIAAFSPLPARVSLWSVGLALSLGAGVGVLFGVYPASRAAKLDPITAMRAET, from the coding sequence ATGCGCTTCTCCGACATCATCCGCCTGTCGCTCCTGCAGCTGCGCGTGAACCCCATGAGAACGGCGTTCACCCTGCTGGGCATCGTGGTGTCGGTCGGTTTTCTGGTGGCGGTCGTGGCGATCATCCAGGGGATGAACGCGTATGTGAAGGAGAACATCGCCGACGCGATGATCGGCATGAACACCTTTCAGGTCCGACGGTTGCCGATCAGCCTCGGGCTCTTCACCGACGACCAGTTCCGGCTGCTGCAGCGGCGCCCGCGCGTGGATGAGCGCGACGCTGCGGCGGTTCGCGAGGCACTCCCCGACGCGCTGGCGATCTCGCTGCAGTCCGGTTGGCCGACACCGCAAGCGGACGTCGTGTGGCGCGACCGCACAATTGGCAGCGTGCAGATCTTCGGCGTCACCGCCGGCTATCAGGTCGTGCAGGACTATCGCTTCACCGAAGGACGGCCCCTCAGCGACATCGACGTGCGTGAGCGGCGCAATGTGATCGTGGTCGGTGCCGATATCGCGCAGAAGCTCTTTCAAGGCGCGTCCGCCATCGACAAGGATGTGCGCCTGATGGGGCAACGCTACACGATCGTGGGCGTGGTGGGGCGGAAGGGCCGCGTGCTGGGGCAATCATTCGACGGCTTTGCCCTGATGCCGATTTCCGCTTTTGAAGCGATCTACGGGCGACGGCAGAACACGACGATCTCGGTCAAGATGCGCGAGGCGACCGAGGTCGGCCCGGCAATGGCGCGCGCGCAGGAAGCCATGCGACTCGCGCGTCGCTTGCGTCCATCCGATCGCGACAACTTCGATGTCGGCACCGCCGATGCGCTGGTCGATTTCTGGAAGCAACTCACCAAGGTGCTCTTCGCCGTGGTCCCCGCCGTCGTGGCGATCGGTATTCTCGTGGGCGGCATCGTCATCATGAACATCATGCTGATGGGCGTCACGGAACGCACGCACGAGATCGGACTGCGGAAAGCCGTGGGGGCGACATCGGCCGATGTGCGACGGCAGTTCCTCGCCGAGGCGGTGGCGCTGGCGATCTGTGGTGGTCTACTCGGTGTCGCCGCAGGCTGGGGTCTGGCCGCCGTCATCGCGGCGTTCTCTCCGCTGCCCGCCCGCGTCTCGCTGTGGAGTGTCGGTCTGGCGCTGTCACTTGGTGCCGGCGTTGGCGTGCTGTTTGGCGTGTACCCGGCCTCGCGAGCCGCCAAGCTCGATCCGATCACCGCCATGCGCGCGGAGACCTGA
- a CDS encoding DUF3623 family protein yields MHETPVAPRTMWSWQSLVRVRHPSMLYDTDIATRETSVRVALRSLVVVVFFWWAATGLIFALERSTGTRVLGLVLASAMAVWGAWLLYLERDRGTASGARRSFLGAAFLWTWVQVAFYGGWLVGPASLMVPIPAESPSWSLAVRSVLSMFWYQLAMLGVLAITGYLTARRVNRAGWWALVLFWATHQAASINIFFGVENPGRGFFPEPLAYLESYFGPQRNSWLLPITVALLIAFTLRTIIHALRDPSPLRRQGMMLLSVLGVLGVLELAVLGTPVSLPFWQAFLDVRGY; encoded by the coding sequence GTGCATGAGACGCCGGTGGCGCCGCGCACTATGTGGTCCTGGCAGTCGCTGGTACGCGTGCGACATCCGTCGATGTTGTACGACACCGATATCGCGACCCGTGAAACGTCCGTCCGCGTGGCGCTGCGCTCGCTCGTGGTCGTCGTGTTTTTCTGGTGGGCGGCAACCGGACTTATTTTCGCGCTCGAACGGTCCACGGGCACGCGCGTGCTCGGTCTGGTGCTGGCGAGTGCGATGGCGGTCTGGGGAGCGTGGCTGCTGTATCTCGAACGCGACCGTGGGACCGCGTCCGGCGCGCGGCGCAGTTTCCTGGGCGCGGCGTTCCTGTGGACGTGGGTCCAAGTGGCCTTCTACGGCGGATGGTTGGTGGGGCCGGCGTCGTTGATGGTGCCGATTCCCGCCGAATCGCCGAGTTGGTCGTTGGCGGTGCGATCCGTGTTGTCGATGTTCTGGTATCAGCTCGCGATGCTGGGGGTGCTCGCCATTACGGGCTATCTCACGGCGCGTCGTGTGAATCGCGCGGGCTGGTGGGCGCTCGTGCTCTTCTGGGCAACGCATCAAGCGGCCAGCATCAACATTTTCTTCGGCGTCGAGAATCCCGGCCGCGGATTCTTCCCGGAGCCGCTCGCCTATCTCGAGTCATACTTCGGCCCGCAACGCAACAGCTGGTTGCTCCCGATCACGGTGGCGCTGCTGATCGCCTTCACGCTGCGTACCATCATCCATGCGCTGCGCGACCCCTCGCCACTACGACGGCAAGGCATGATGCTGCTGTCGGTCCTGGGCGTACTTGGCGTGCTCGAACTCGCGGTGCTCGGTACGCCCGTCTCGCTGCCGTTCTGGCAAGCCTTTCTCGACGTGCGCGGATACTGA
- a CDS encoding ABC transporter permease, which produces MNRFLLVFEGVGMALESIRSNKVRAALTIAGVAIGVFVVVAMGAVVNGIRASFQQDLEQIGATTFIVQRRSSGISGCDGTDEKCPDRSNPPISFAEWDMIKRIPGVENVIGVLGGQGNFAYRNSRVDNVGYDAYSVEWPSVDASDISPGRNFTRAEYDAGQPVVLVNDTLKAQLFGESEAIGKQIMISGRQFTVIGIYAPKAGFLKSLEGKGPDTPRAIIPIQAAVRSLDVWRNNLSLLVRPSKSVTQGEVMDEVLASMRARRGLRPGDRATFYLVEQDRLMDTFNQLFGAIFAVGLALSAVALLVGGVGVVAIMMISVTERTREIGVRKALGATSGTIRWQFLVEAATMTSIGAFVGLGLGALLAWVIRTNTSIPATLPGSIVATALIASAVTGVAFGMLPAMRASRLDPVEALRHE; this is translated from the coding sequence ATGAATCGATTCTTACTGGTCTTCGAAGGCGTTGGGATGGCGCTCGAGTCCATCCGGTCGAACAAGGTGCGCGCGGCCCTGACTATCGCCGGCGTGGCCATCGGTGTGTTCGTGGTTGTTGCGATGGGCGCCGTCGTGAACGGCATTCGCGCGTCGTTTCAGCAGGACCTCGAACAGATCGGCGCGACCACGTTTATCGTGCAGCGACGGAGTTCGGGCATCAGCGGGTGCGATGGTACCGACGAGAAGTGCCCGGATCGGAGCAACCCGCCGATCTCGTTTGCCGAATGGGACATGATCAAGCGCATTCCGGGCGTCGAGAATGTCATCGGGGTGCTTGGCGGCCAAGGCAACTTCGCCTATCGGAACAGCCGCGTGGACAACGTGGGCTATGACGCGTACAGCGTGGAATGGCCATCGGTCGACGCCTCGGATATTTCCCCGGGACGCAATTTCACGCGCGCCGAGTACGACGCCGGACAGCCGGTGGTGCTCGTGAACGACACCCTCAAGGCGCAGTTGTTTGGCGAGTCGGAAGCGATCGGTAAGCAGATCATGATCAGCGGCCGACAGTTCACGGTGATCGGCATCTACGCGCCGAAAGCCGGCTTTCTGAAGTCACTGGAGGGAAAGGGTCCCGACACCCCGCGGGCGATCATTCCCATTCAAGCGGCCGTGCGCAGTCTCGATGTATGGCGCAACAATCTCAGTCTGTTGGTGCGTCCGTCGAAGTCGGTGACGCAGGGCGAGGTGATGGACGAGGTACTGGCATCCATGCGCGCGCGCCGCGGCTTGCGCCCGGGCGACCGCGCGACGTTCTACCTGGTCGAGCAGGATCGCCTGATGGATACGTTCAACCAGCTCTTCGGCGCGATCTTCGCCGTGGGGTTGGCGTTGTCGGCCGTGGCGCTGCTGGTCGGCGGTGTCGGCGTCGTCGCCATCATGATGATCTCGGTTACTGAGCGCACGCGTGAGATCGGTGTACGCAAGGCGCTTGGTGCGACGTCAGGCACGATTCGCTGGCAGTTCCTGGTGGAGGCGGCCACCATGACCAGCATTGGGGCGTTCGTCGGCCTCGGGCTTGGCGCGTTGCTCGCGTGGGTCATCCGTACGAACACATCGATTCCGGCCACGCTCCCCGGCAGTATTGTAGCCACCGCACTCATCGCCAGCGCGGTCACGGGCGTTGCCTTCGGCATGCTCCCGGCGATGCGCGCGTCGCGGCTGGACCCGGTGGAGGCACTCCGGCACGAGTAG